The Mycobacterium sp. EPa45 genomic interval CACTGACGGTCATGTGGTTGCGCCGCTCGATGGACGAGTCGGCCAACTTCACCCTGGCCGCGCAGGAGTACACCGAGCGCGGCACGCTGCGGCTTCTGCTGCGCTACCCGCGGGAATGCCTGACCGTGGTCGGTCTGACGCTGGGCGGAACGATTGCGTTCTACACGTTCACGACCTACATGCAGAAGTTCATGATCAACACCACCGGCCTGCCGAAGGAACAGGTGACGTGGATCAACTTCGTCGCGCTGATGATCTTCGTCTGCCTGCAGCCGGTGTTCGGCGCGTTCTCCGACCGGGTCGGCCGTCGCCCGCTGCTCATCGCGTTCGCAGTCAGTACCACTCTGTTCACCGTGCCGCTGTTATCGGCGGTCGCCCGCGCCGAGTCGGCCATGACCGCGTTCGTGTTCATGATGGCCGGGCTGGTCATGGTGTCCGGCTACACGTCGATCAACGCGGTGGTGAAGGCGGAGCTGTTCCCGGCCCGCATTCGCGCGCTCGGTGTCGGTCTCCCCTACGCGCTGACGGTCGCCATCTTCGGCGGCACGACCGAGTACGTCGCACTGTGGCTGAAGAACGCCGGCCATGAGGCGTGGTTCTTCTACTACGTCGCCGGGGCCGCCCTGGTCTCGCTGTTGGTGTACGTCTTCATGGGAGAGCCCGCCAAGCGTTCGCAGCTCGAGCACGAGGCGGACGAGCTGCACACCGGCGGCTCGCAGTTCGCCGGTGCCGCGCCGGATTCGGACAAGGACACCTAGCTGCCATGCGCGTGCTGCTGGTCGAGGACGACGAGGGGGTCGCATCGGCACTGGCCGAACTTCTCGGCCAGACCGGTGCGTCAGTCATCCAGACCAGCCGTGGCGCCGATGCTCTGCACCGGGTGAAGGGTTGCGATCTGGTTCTGCTCGATCTGGGGCTGCCCGACATGGACGGCCTCGACGTGCTTCGGACATTGCGACGCGCATCGAGTGTGCCAGTGATCATCATGACCGCCAGGGACAGCGACGGCGCGGTCGTGCTCGGGTTGCGTGCCGGGGCCGACGACTATTTGGTCAAGCCGGTGCGCAAGGCCGTACTGCTGGCGCGGATCGAGGCGGTCATGCGGCGGCTCCGCCGGGTGACCGGTGAGGCGACACCACCCTCCGCCGGACCGATCGTCGCCGGCCCGGTGACCATCGACCGTGAGCGCAGAGAGGTCACGGTCGATGGTGTGCAGCAGGCGTTGACCCGGACGGAATTCCAGATCATCGCCAATCTGGCTGCGCGACAAGGCGAAGCGGTCAGCCGCGAGGTGC includes:
- a CDS encoding MFS transporter; amino-acid sequence: MRPELPTKSVASNVIRGSLGNLIEWYDWYAYAAFSVYFASVFFPSGNQTAQLLNTAGIFAVGFLVRPLGGWVFGRYADRFGRRAALTLSVLLMGAGSLGIAVLPGYAQIGDLAPILLVVARLLQGLSLGGEYGTSATYLSEVASPHRRGFYSSFQYVTLTSGQLLALGVQIVLQQLLTSAQLHAWGWRIAFVVGAAAALTVMWLRRSMDESANFTLAAQEYTERGTLRLLLRYPRECLTVVGLTLGGTIAFYTFTTYMQKFMINTTGLPKEQVTWINFVALMIFVCLQPVFGAFSDRVGRRPLLIAFAVSTTLFTVPLLSAVARAESAMTAFVFMMAGLVMVSGYTSINAVVKAELFPARIRALGVGLPYALTVAIFGGTTEYVALWLKNAGHEAWFFYYVAGAALVSLLVYVFMGEPAKRSQLEHEADELHTGGSQFAGAAPDSDKDT
- a CDS encoding response regulator transcription factor — encoded protein: MRVLLVEDDEGVASALAELLGQTGASVIQTSRGADALHRVKGCDLVLLDLGLPDMDGLDVLRTLRRASSVPVIIMTARDSDGAVVLGLRAGADDYLVKPVRKAVLLARIEAVMRRLRRVTGEATPPSAGPIVAGPVTIDRERREVTVDGVQQALTRTEFQIIANLAARQGEAVSREVLMLEVWGTAVVGRSRSLDFFIGQIRAKLPGLPLRTVRGFGFRLDT